The Trichocoleus sp. FACHB-46 genome contains a region encoding:
- a CDS encoding class I fructose-bisphosphate aldolase yields MTQRVKEILSWYGSDNPGTLTNLSRLLNHGKLAGTGKLVILPVDQGFEHGPARSFAPNPPAYDPRYHFELAIAAGCNAYAAPLGFLEAGAREFAGEIPLILKANDHDALLDESDPMQALTGSVQDALRLGCVGIGFTIYPGSAHRFEMYDQIRAYAEEAKRNGLVVVIWSYARGSGLSKTGERAIDVIGYAAQIAAQLGAHIIKVKLPNEHIEQEAARKVYDKNKSRSPPYLNGCIM; encoded by the coding sequence ATGACTCAGCGAGTAAAAGAAATTCTCAGCTGGTATGGCAGTGATAATCCTGGAACGCTGACTAATTTGAGCCGTTTGCTCAATCACGGTAAATTAGCAGGCACCGGAAAACTAGTGATTCTGCCAGTTGATCAGGGCTTTGAGCATGGTCCAGCCCGCAGTTTTGCCCCGAATCCACCCGCTTATGATCCTCGTTATCATTTTGAGTTGGCGATCGCAGCTGGATGTAATGCTTACGCTGCACCGTTAGGGTTTTTGGAAGCAGGAGCGCGAGAATTTGCTGGTGAAATTCCTCTGATTCTGAAAGCCAATGATCACGATGCGCTGTTAGATGAATCTGATCCGATGCAAGCGTTAACTGGCAGTGTACAGGATGCGCTGAGATTAGGCTGCGTTGGCATCGGCTTCACCATCTATCCCGGTTCAGCCCATCGGTTTGAGATGTATGACCAGATTCGAGCCTATGCCGAAGAAGCGAAGCGGAATGGATTGGTTGTGGTGATTTGGTCGTACGCCCGTGGATCGGGTTTAAGCAAAACGGGTGAGAGAGCAATCGACGTGATTGGGTATGCAGCTCAGATTGCGGCTCAGTTGGGAGCTCACATTATCAAGGTGAAACTGCCGAACGAGCATATCGAGCAGGAGGCAGCACGCAAGGTATATGACAAGAACAAATCCCGATCGCCACCTTATCTGAACGGGTGCATCATGTAG
- the pgl gene encoding 6-phosphogluconolactonase: MQKLIRSQMKPEIQVFAKLEALTHAAATEFVQKAQQAIQARGRFTVVLSGGSTPKSLYALLATQLWRDQISWNQVHLFWGDERHVPPNDSSSNFRMAQEQLLFQVPIPQENVHRIKAENSDAQAVAAEYERDLKQFFQLGEHEFPRFDLVLLGMGANGHTASLFPGTAAVHEQTRLVVAPWVEELNSDRITLTPPVINNANTIIFFVTGVEKAATLKAVLEGQHQLDRLPAQIIHPAQGNVIWMVDQMAARLLSTAVSLTPD, translated from the coding sequence ATGCAAAAATTAATCCGGTCTCAGATGAAGCCCGAAATTCAAGTTTTTGCCAAGCTTGAAGCGCTGACGCACGCTGCTGCTACTGAGTTTGTGCAAAAAGCCCAGCAAGCGATTCAAGCACGAGGACGATTCACGGTCGTCCTCTCCGGTGGCTCAACTCCCAAAAGTCTTTACGCACTGTTGGCAACTCAACTCTGGCGTGATCAAATCTCCTGGAATCAAGTCCACCTATTTTGGGGTGATGAACGTCACGTTCCACCAAATGATTCCAGTAGCAACTTTCGGATGGCACAAGAGCAATTGCTGTTTCAAGTTCCGATTCCACAGGAAAACGTGCATCGCATTAAAGCTGAAAATTCAGATGCTCAAGCAGTTGCTGCTGAATATGAACGAGACCTGAAACAATTTTTTCAACTCGGTGAACATGAATTTCCTCGCTTCGATTTAGTGTTGTTGGGGATGGGGGCTAACGGACACACCGCCTCTCTATTTCCTGGCACTGCTGCGGTTCATGAGCAAACTCGTTTAGTCGTTGCACCCTGGGTGGAAGAGTTGAACAGCGATCGCATTACCTTAACGCCACCTGTGATTAACAACGCGAATACAATCATCTTCTTTGTCACTGGAGTAGAGAAAGCTGCAACGTTGAAAGCAGTGTTGGAAGGACAGCATCAACTCGATCGCTTGCCTGCTCAAATTATTCATCCGGCTCAAGGAAATGTGATATGGATGGTCGATCAAATGGCAGCAAGGTTGCTATCTACTGCTGTTTCATTAACTCCCGACTAA
- a CDS encoding GMC oxidoreductase, producing the protein MTVNTDYDIIIIGTGAGGGTLAHRLAPTGKKILILERGSFLPREKANWNAKEVYQKERYHTDEMWYNLGGKSFRPGVGYWVGGNTKVYGAALLRMREQDFDTVAHHEGVSSAWPLKYRDFESYYTEAEKLYNVHGLQGEDPTEPPMSEGYPHPPVSHEPRMQDMSDGFRQQGLHPFHLPLGIKLDEVNPEFSPCIRCNTCDGFPCLVHAKADADVNAVRPAQQHNNVTLITQAKVVRLHTSASGREVTGVETEIEGQSQLFTSDTVVVSCGAINSALLLLRSASDQHPDGLANRSNQVGRNLMKHLATAILALSTKPNPAVYQKTIAINDFYWGEPDFPYPMGQIQNTGNVLGDMIPAETPAVLAPLVKLVPGFGLEQIASHSTGWWLQSEDLPDPDNRVRVMDDKVCLEYKPNNTKAHDRLVQRWIKVLETNDHSMQPFIIPMGIYPRNSIPLQAVGHQCGTCRLGEDPITSVLDLNCRTHDVDNLYVVDGSFFPSNSGVNPTLTIIANALRVADHLQDRMK; encoded by the coding sequence ATGACCGTCAACACTGACTACGACATTATCATTATTGGCACAGGTGCAGGAGGTGGCACGCTGGCTCATCGGCTTGCTCCTACTGGAAAGAAGATTTTGATCTTAGAGCGTGGGAGTTTCTTACCGCGTGAGAAAGCGAATTGGAATGCTAAAGAGGTTTATCAGAAAGAGCGCTACCACACCGATGAGATGTGGTACAACCTTGGGGGCAAATCCTTTCGCCCAGGTGTAGGGTATTGGGTTGGTGGCAATACTAAAGTTTACGGTGCGGCACTCCTGCGAATGCGGGAGCAAGACTTTGATACAGTCGCTCACCATGAGGGAGTTTCCTCTGCTTGGCCCTTAAAATATCGAGATTTTGAGTCTTATTACACAGAAGCAGAAAAACTCTATAACGTGCACGGGTTGCAGGGTGAAGACCCAACTGAGCCACCGATGAGTGAAGGCTATCCCCATCCTCCTGTGAGTCATGAACCTCGAATGCAGGATATGAGTGATGGTTTTCGGCAGCAGGGCTTACATCCCTTTCATTTGCCATTAGGAATTAAGCTGGATGAGGTAAATCCAGAGTTTAGTCCCTGCATTCGTTGTAACACTTGTGATGGGTTTCCCTGCCTGGTTCATGCCAAAGCCGATGCCGATGTAAACGCAGTGCGTCCGGCTCAACAGCACAACAATGTCACTTTAATAACGCAAGCTAAAGTAGTGCGGCTACACACCAGCGCATCAGGGCGAGAAGTGACTGGGGTCGAGACAGAGATTGAGGGACAATCGCAGCTTTTCACCAGTGACACTGTCGTGGTTTCCTGTGGCGCAATTAACTCTGCGCTTTTACTCTTGCGTTCTGCGAGTGATCAGCACCCTGATGGTTTGGCAAATCGTTCAAACCAGGTGGGACGTAACCTTATGAAGCATTTGGCAACGGCAATTCTGGCACTCAGTACCAAGCCAAACCCAGCTGTCTATCAAAAGACGATCGCCATTAATGATTTCTATTGGGGGGAGCCAGATTTTCCTTATCCAATGGGACAAATCCAAAATACGGGCAATGTGTTGGGGGATATGATTCCGGCTGAAACACCTGCTGTATTAGCACCGCTTGTCAAACTGGTTCCGGGTTTCGGCCTTGAACAAATTGCCAGTCATTCAACGGGATGGTGGTTACAGTCTGAAGATTTACCCGATCCAGACAATCGAGTTCGGGTAATGGATGACAAGGTCTGTTTGGAATACAAACCGAACAATACAAAAGCACACGATCGCCTGGTGCAACGCTGGATCAAAGTATTGGAGACTAATGATCACTCGATGCAGCCCTTTATCATTCCAATGGGTATTTATCCGCGTAACAGTATCCCTTTACAGGCAGTAGGGCATCAGTGCGGCACCTGTCGTTTGGGTGAAGATCCAATTACCTCAGTGCTTGACCTTAACTGTCGCACCCATGATGTAGACAATCTCTATGTAGTGGATGGCAGTTTCTTTCCCTCGAATTCTGGCGTGAATCCTACACTGACAATTATTGCGAATGCGCTACGGGTCGCGGATCACTTACAAGACCGGATGAAATAA
- a CDS encoding glucose 1-dehydrogenase → MKLEGQVALVTGSSQGIGQAIAIRLAQEGASVVINYRSHPEGAEETLSKVKAAGGQCHMVDGFTVQADTGMVADVQRMIADSITHFGRLDILVNNAGIEKNADFWDVTEADYDAVMNVNLKGVFFATQSFAKHLMETKHPGKVINISSVHEELPFPHFAAYCASKGGLKMLTRNLAVELAPFGITINNVAPGAIETPINTKLLNDPEKLGALLSNIPLGRLGKPADVASIVTFLASAESDYVTGTTFFVDGGLLWNYQEQ, encoded by the coding sequence ATGAAGCTGGAAGGCCAAGTTGCGCTGGTTACGGGTAGCAGCCAGGGAATTGGACAGGCGATCGCCATTCGTCTCGCCCAAGAAGGAGCGAGCGTTGTGATTAACTACCGTTCTCATCCAGAGGGGGCAGAGGAAACCCTCTCAAAGGTAAAAGCAGCGGGTGGTCAATGTCATATGGTCGATGGCTTCACCGTTCAAGCCGATACGGGTATGGTTGCTGACGTGCAGCGCATGATTGCAGACAGCATCACTCACTTTGGCAGACTAGACATTCTAGTCAACAATGCTGGAATCGAGAAGAACGCAGACTTTTGGGATGTGACTGAGGCAGACTATGATGCCGTCATGAATGTGAACTTAAAGGGTGTATTTTTTGCCACTCAATCCTTTGCCAAACATTTGATGGAGACGAAGCATCCTGGCAAGGTGATCAATATCAGTTCGGTTCACGAAGAATTGCCCTTTCCTCACTTTGCGGCTTATTGTGCCAGTAAGGGTGGCTTAAAAATGCTGACTCGTAATCTTGCGGTTGAGCTAGCTCCCTTTGGGATCACGATTAATAATGTGGCACCCGGTGCGATCGAGACACCCATCAACACCAAGCTACTAAACGATCCAGAAAAATTAGGCGCACTGCTGAGCAACATTCCGCTAGGGCGATTAGGCAAACCGGCAGATGTGGCCTCGATTGTCACGTTTCTCGCATCAGCTGAGTCTGACTATGTGACTGGAACCACTTTCTTTGTCGATGGTGGATTGTTGTGGAACTACCAAGAACAGTAG
- a CDS encoding Cof-type HAD-IIB family hydrolase gives MSQTIQSSKISLLLADVDGTLVTKEKILTDRTRAAIHKLWDSGIRFTITSGRPPLGMKTIADELKLTELIAAFNGGLFVYPDFSTLEENVLSTTITQDVIKMIADHHLDVWIYRGKDWFVHERHGPHVDREEWTVKFSPTVVSSFDGLLDNVIKIVGVSDDLDAVAHCETDVQQTFSPHVHCRAGASSGGGKQVSAARSQPYYLDVTHPQANKGAVVDRLSHLLGIPRQEIATIGDMLNDVPMFERSGLSIAMGNASADVQKQAQYVTTSYEEEGFANAVEWFILGKRTATEIPKSRLRPTV, from the coding sequence ATGAGTCAAACCATTCAATCTTCTAAAATTTCTCTGCTGCTTGCAGATGTCGATGGGACGCTAGTGACCAAAGAAAAAATCTTGACCGATCGCACTCGTGCAGCCATTCATAAACTTTGGGATTCTGGTATTCGTTTCACGATTACCAGCGGTCGTCCGCCATTGGGTATGAAAACGATCGCTGATGAGCTAAAGCTGACAGAGCTAATTGCGGCATTTAATGGCGGTCTATTTGTCTACCCCGACTTCTCTACCCTGGAGGAAAACGTCTTATCTACAACCATTACTCAAGATGTGATCAAGATGATTGCTGACCATCATCTTGATGTCTGGATCTATCGCGGTAAGGATTGGTTCGTGCATGAGCGGCATGGTCCTCACGTCGATCGTGAAGAGTGGACCGTTAAGTTTTCACCTACGGTTGTTTCTAGTTTCGACGGTTTACTCGATAACGTTATCAAAATTGTTGGCGTTAGCGATGACTTGGATGCTGTTGCTCACTGCGAAACCGATGTTCAGCAAACGTTTAGCCCGCATGTTCACTGTCGGGCAGGAGCCAGTTCGGGTGGCGGCAAGCAAGTGTCTGCGGCTCGCTCTCAGCCTTATTATCTGGATGTAACTCATCCACAAGCTAACAAAGGGGCTGTTGTTGATCGCCTCTCACACCTGCTCGGAATTCCTAGACAGGAGATTGCCACGATCGGAGACATGCTCAATGATGTGCCAATGTTTGAACGCAGTGGGTTGAGCATTGCCATGGGTAATGCGAGTGCAGACGTGCAGAAACAGGCTCAGTATGTAACCACTTCTTATGAAGAGGAGGGATTTGCTAATGCGGTCGAATGGTTCATCCTGGGCAAGCGCACAGCTACAGAAATTCCCAAAAGCCGTCTTCGACCAACGGTTTAG
- a CDS encoding glucosidase has protein sequence MTPEEVRLQQDRERTAYWKRWGPYLSERQWGTVREDYSPYGAAWDYFSHEQSRSRAYRWGEDGIAGISDSRQRLCFAIVLWNGNDPILKERLFGLTGPEGNHGEDVKEYYFYLDNTPTHSYMKCLYKYPQQAFPYTQLVEENRHRSKTEPEFELLDTGIFAENRYFDVFVEYAKASPDDILIQVAIANRSSEAHTLHLLPTLWFRNTWDWNLESEKPFIKVVDEKEFSVVEAAHPTLGTRWLYCESGADLIFTDNETNYSRLFGVGNQSPYVKDGINDYVVEGQQDAVNGDRIGTKFAAHYQLSIAPGETKTIRLRLSDVDTVAEPFGAEFTHLFDTRKQEADEFYGRISPFPMSEDERNIQRQAFAGLLWSKQYYHYVVQDWLDGDSGQPQPPAERKEGRNREWSHLFSEDILSMPDKWEYPWFAAWDLAFHLIPLVVIDPDFAKLQLDRLTREWYMQPNGQLPAYEWAFSDVNPPVQAWAALRVYQIEQKFYGRSDRQFLQRVFHKLLLNFTWWVNRKDVAGKNVFQGGFLGLDNIGVFDRSKELPTGGYLNQADGTSWMGMYCLNMLAIALELAKEDKSYEDIASKFFEHFLYIADAIDGIGDTNISLWNDEDGFYYDALQLPQGQQLPLKVRSMVGLIPLYAVTVLELETLEQFPGFKKRMQWFIQNRPDLKNNIACMETPGMGARRLLSIVYDAKLKRILQRMLDEDEFFSPHGIRAMSKYHQEHPYVLECPGDSYYVHYEPAESTTGLFGGNSNWRGPIWFPVNYLIIEALWQFHSYFGDEFKVECPTGSGQEMTLREVAIALSHRLVALFEQNESGRRPIYGGLEAFQSDPHWRNYILFHEYFHGDNGAGLGASHQTGWTGLVAAMILQNAEHRAQGG, from the coding sequence ATGACCCCAGAAGAAGTTCGATTACAGCAAGACCGGGAACGAACTGCCTACTGGAAACGTTGGGGGCCTTACCTCAGTGAGCGGCAGTGGGGAACCGTGCGAGAAGATTACAGTCCCTATGGTGCCGCCTGGGATTACTTTTCCCATGAACAGTCACGCTCACGTGCCTACCGCTGGGGTGAAGACGGCATTGCAGGCATCTCAGATAGTCGGCAGCGGTTATGTTTTGCGATCGTGCTTTGGAATGGTAATGATCCCATCTTAAAAGAACGGCTGTTTGGCTTAACTGGCCCAGAAGGCAATCACGGTGAGGATGTCAAGGAGTATTATTTTTACCTCGACAATACACCTACTCATTCTTACATGAAGTGCCTGTATAAGTATCCACAGCAGGCATTTCCCTATACTCAACTGGTAGAAGAAAACCGTCACAGAAGCAAAACTGAGCCAGAATTTGAGCTGCTAGATACTGGGATTTTTGCGGAGAATCGCTACTTTGATGTGTTTGTGGAATACGCCAAAGCCTCACCTGATGATATTTTGATTCAGGTGGCGATCGCCAATCGTAGCTCAGAAGCGCACACATTACATCTGCTACCTACGCTCTGGTTTCGCAATACCTGGGACTGGAATCTGGAGAGTGAAAAACCGTTCATTAAAGTGGTAGACGAGAAGGAGTTCAGCGTGGTTGAAGCGGCTCACCCCACTTTGGGAACCCGTTGGCTTTACTGCGAAAGCGGCGCAGATTTAATTTTTACAGATAATGAAACGAACTACAGCCGACTGTTTGGTGTTGGCAACCAATCACCTTATGTGAAAGATGGCATCAATGATTATGTTGTCGAGGGACAGCAGGATGCCGTGAATGGCGATCGCATTGGCACCAAATTTGCCGCTCACTATCAGCTATCGATTGCACCAGGGGAAACAAAAACTATTCGCTTACGACTGAGTGATGTCGACACTGTTGCTGAACCGTTTGGTGCAGAATTCACTCATCTTTTTGATACACGCAAGCAGGAAGCCGATGAGTTTTATGGACGAATTTCTCCCTTCCCCATGTCAGAAGATGAACGCAACATTCAAAGGCAGGCATTTGCGGGCCTACTGTGGAGCAAACAGTACTATCACTATGTGGTGCAAGACTGGCTAGATGGCGATTCCGGGCAACCACAACCACCCGCTGAACGCAAAGAAGGACGCAACCGTGAGTGGAGCCACTTGTTCAGCGAAGATATCCTTTCGATGCCCGACAAATGGGAATATCCCTGGTTTGCCGCCTGGGATCTGGCGTTTCACCTGATTCCGTTGGTGGTCATTGATCCCGATTTTGCCAAGCTGCAACTCGATCGCCTAACTCGCGAATGGTACATGCAGCCCAACGGTCAGCTACCCGCCTACGAATGGGCATTTAGTGACGTGAATCCTCCTGTGCAGGCATGGGCAGCGCTGCGGGTGTATCAAATTGAGCAGAAGTTTTATGGACGGAGCGATCGCCAGTTCCTTCAGCGGGTCTTTCATAAACTGTTACTCAACTTCACTTGGTGGGTCAATCGCAAAGACGTGGCAGGCAAGAATGTGTTTCAGGGTGGCTTCCTGGGACTGGATAACATTGGAGTATTCGATCGCAGCAAGGAGCTGCCTACAGGCGGCTATCTCAATCAGGCAGACGGCACCAGTTGGATGGGAATGTATTGCTTAAATATGCTGGCGATCGCTCTGGAACTGGCAAAGGAAGATAAATCTTACGAAGATATTGCCAGCAAATTTTTTGAACACTTTCTCTATATTGCTGATGCGATCGATGGCATTGGAGATACCAACATTTCGTTGTGGAATGACGAAGATGGGTTCTACTATGACGCGCTGCAATTGCCACAGGGGCAGCAGTTGCCGCTCAAAGTGCGATCGATGGTGGGGTTAATTCCCCTTTATGCCGTGACGGTTCTGGAATTAGAAACATTGGAACAATTTCCAGGTTTCAAAAAGCGGATGCAGTGGTTTATTCAAAATCGTCCAGATTTGAAAAACAATATTGCCTGCATGGAAACTCCGGGTATGGGGGCCAGACGATTGTTGTCGATTGTGTACGACGCAAAGCTAAAGCGAATTTTGCAGCGAATGTTAGATGAAGACGAGTTCTTCAGTCCTCACGGCATTCGAGCGATGTCCAAATATCATCAGGAACATCCCTATGTGCTGGAATGCCCTGGAGATAGCTACTACGTCCATTATGAACCGGCTGAATCAACGACTGGTTTATTCGGCGGCAATTCAAATTGGCGTGGACCGATCTGGTTTCCGGTGAATTATCTAATTATTGAAGCACTCTGGCAATTTCACAGCTATTTTGGAGATGAGTTTAAGGTAGAATGCCCCACAGGTTCGGGGCAGGAAATGACGCTGCGGGAAGTGGCGATCGCCCTCTCTCATCGTTTAGTTGCCCTGTTTGAGCAAAATGAGTCAGGTCGCCGTCCGATCTATGGCGGCTTAGAAGCCTTTCAATCAGACCCGCACTGGCGCAATTACATTCTGTTCCACGAATATTTTCATGGTGACAACGGTGCGGGGTTAGGAGCCAGTCACCAAACTGGATGGACAGGATTAGTCGCTGCCATGATTCTCCAAAATGCTGAACATCGGGCACAGGGAGGTTAA
- a CDS encoding DUF1622 domain-containing protein, with product MKQDPSRESLINLLLPLFLILGLVLLLSLNAGQNNQTAESVSLLEAWLKVIVSYLAAGAEIAAALVIGEAIMRGLLSYIRQLLSRRQQPDATKVIRLQLGRVLALGLEFTVASDILLTAVAPTRQDILNLGAIVLLRTLLNYFLEREIRQGEQPVVQRNLS from the coding sequence ATGAAACAAGATCCGTCGCGAGAGTCCCTGATCAACTTGCTGTTGCCACTCTTTCTCATTTTAGGCTTGGTGCTGCTGCTGAGCTTGAATGCAGGGCAGAACAACCAGACTGCCGAGTCAGTCAGTCTATTAGAGGCATGGCTGAAAGTCATCGTTAGCTATTTAGCGGCAGGGGCAGAAATTGCCGCAGCCCTTGTCATTGGTGAGGCGATCATGCGCGGTCTTTTGAGTTACATCCGCCAACTACTCTCGCGGAGGCAGCAGCCCGATGCCACCAAAGTGATTCGCCTGCAACTGGGGCGGGTATTGGCGTTAGGTTTGGAATTTACCGTTGCTAGTGATATTCTTCTCACAGCAGTTGCTCCGACGCGCCAAGATATTTTAAACCTAGGCGCGATCGTGTTGTTGCGAACGTTGCTCAACTACTTCTTAGAGCGAGAAATTCGACAAGGAGAACAACCAGTTGTCCAGAGAAACCTATCGTGA
- a CDS encoding amylo-alpha-1,6-glucosidase translates to MDIEFGREICGTLPTAESREWLVTNGIGGYASGTIAGLLTRRYHGLLIAALNPPLRRTLLVTKLDETVHYDEQSYSLFTNRWTNGTVSSDGYHRIERFFLDGTTPVWQFGFSDVQLEKRIWMQPGSNTTYVEYTLSRATQPLQLTLQAFVNYRDYHGSTQSNGWQMSVEASAQGIQITAFPGAAPVYLLSNSASVTPAHEWYYNFDLAVERDRGLSDREDHLHAATFTITLEPASSFTIVVSTEPQLDLEGESALKLRTAHEQKLIQLFEISRPIHAEKTPDWIHRLVLAADQFIVDRPSSNDPVGKTIIAGYHWFGDWGRDTMISLSGLTLSTGRPEIARSILRTFAQYVDQGMLPNRFPDAGETPEYNTVDATLWYFEAIRQYYCATEDDSLLRDLFPVLADVIDWHCRGTRYNIHLDASDSLLYAGTAGVQLSWMDAKVNNQVITPRIGKPIEINALWYNALRTMAKFARQIGKPHQDYEAIANRTLAKFSRFWNEATGYCYDVIDAPNGDDDSLRPNQIFAVSLPQSPLTPSQQRQVVDVCGKKLLTSHGLRSLSPDHPDYAGHYGGKGAERDRIYHQGTVWGWLLGAFALAHLRVYNNPAQAQKLLEPLVNHLTTHGLGNLSEIFDGDAPMTARGCIAQAWTVAEVLRAWSIIDDHHHCVRNVTPTQNKIGK, encoded by the coding sequence ATGGATATTGAATTTGGGCGAGAAATCTGCGGTACGCTGCCAACAGCCGAATCGCGAGAATGGCTAGTTACCAACGGTATTGGCGGGTATGCCTCTGGCACGATTGCAGGACTGTTGACCCGTCGCTATCATGGCTTACTCATTGCGGCACTAAATCCGCCATTAAGACGCACCTTACTCGTCACCAAACTAGATGAAACTGTTCACTATGATGAACAGTCTTATTCGCTTTTCACGAATCGTTGGACAAACGGCACGGTGAGTTCAGATGGATACCATCGCATCGAGCGATTTTTCCTGGATGGGACTACTCCTGTTTGGCAGTTTGGCTTTAGCGATGTCCAACTTGAGAAGCGAATCTGGATGCAGCCCGGAAGCAATACCACCTATGTGGAGTATACGTTGAGTCGCGCCACGCAACCGCTGCAACTGACGCTACAGGCGTTTGTTAACTATCGCGACTATCACGGCAGCACTCAGAGCAATGGATGGCAAATGAGTGTTGAAGCGAGCGCCCAAGGCATCCAAATTACTGCCTTTCCGGGTGCGGCTCCAGTTTATTTACTCAGCAATTCTGCCAGCGTCACTCCGGCTCATGAGTGGTATTACAACTTTGATTTAGCGGTAGAACGCGATCGCGGATTGAGCGATCGTGAAGACCATCTCCATGCCGCAACTTTTACCATCACGCTTGAACCAGCGTCATCTTTCACAATCGTGGTTAGCACCGAACCGCAACTCGATTTAGAGGGTGAAAGCGCCCTCAAATTAAGAACGGCTCATGAGCAAAAGTTAATTCAACTGTTTGAAATCAGCCGTCCGATTCACGCTGAGAAAACTCCAGACTGGATTCATCGACTGGTGTTAGCTGCCGACCAGTTTATCGTTGATCGCCCTTCATCCAATGACCCTGTGGGCAAAACTATCATTGCTGGCTATCACTGGTTTGGCGATTGGGGACGCGACACGATGATTAGTCTATCAGGACTAACGCTGTCTACGGGTCGTCCAGAAATCGCCCGATCGATTCTTCGGACCTTTGCTCAATATGTTGATCAGGGGATGTTGCCCAATCGCTTTCCCGATGCTGGAGAAACCCCCGAATACAACACAGTTGATGCAACGCTCTGGTACTTTGAAGCCATCCGCCAATACTACTGTGCAACGGAAGATGATAGTCTGCTGCGTGACCTGTTTCCTGTGCTGGCAGATGTAATTGACTGGCACTGTCGCGGCACTCGTTACAACATTCACCTGGATGCGTCCGATAGCTTACTCTATGCCGGAACAGCAGGAGTGCAGCTTTCCTGGATGGATGCCAAAGTTAATAATCAGGTGATTACCCCTCGGATTGGCAAACCGATTGAGATCAATGCGCTCTGGTATAACGCGCTTCGTACTATGGCAAAGTTTGCGCGGCAGATTGGCAAACCCCACCAGGATTATGAAGCGATCGCCAATCGTACCTTAGCTAAGTTCTCTCGCTTTTGGAATGAAGCAACTGGATACTGCTACGACGTAATTGATGCACCGAATGGAGACGATGACTCGCTGCGACCCAACCAAATTTTTGCTGTGTCTTTACCTCAAAGTCCACTCACGCCATCTCAACAGCGGCAAGTGGTAGATGTATGTGGAAAAAAACTGCTCACCTCTCATGGGTTGCGATCGCTCTCTCCTGACCATCCCGATTATGCAGGACACTATGGTGGAAAGGGGGCTGAACGCGATCGCATTTACCATCAGGGAACCGTTTGGGGTTGGCTACTCGGAGCTTTTGCCTTGGCACATCTGCGAGTTTACAACAATCCAGCACAGGCGCAGAAGCTCCTGGAACCATTGGTAAACCATCTCACCACACATGGACTGGGAAACCTTAGTGAAATTTTTGATGGTGATGCTCCCATGACGGCAAGAGGCTGCATTGCCCAAGCGTGGACAGTTGCCGAAGTTTTGCGTGCTTGGTCAATCATTGATGACCATCACCACTGCGTCCGAAATGTGACCCCCACCCAAAACAAAATTGGCAAATAA
- a CDS encoding aquaporin, whose product MKTLKQHWPEYLMEAALLGLFMVSAGVFTVIFEYPNSPIHQAIANADLRRLLIGVAMGMTAIVLIYSPWGKQSGAHMNPAVTLTFYRLGKVKRQDAAFYVLFQCLGGVLGVYLVVLALRNGFTQPPVNYIVTVPGAMGWLAALLGEFVIAFIMMLTVLLTSNHKKFSRYTGIFAGCLVMLYVFLEAPLSGFGMNPARSFASAFPAQIWTAFPLYIFAPLVGMFSAAELYLSVFGQRSVKCAKLDHHTYKRCIFRCNYNQEGEVDLSDRLSRLG is encoded by the coding sequence GTGAAAACGCTGAAACAGCATTGGCCCGAATACCTCATGGAAGCGGCACTGCTGGGGCTGTTTATGGTCTCCGCAGGGGTATTTACGGTCATTTTTGAATATCCCAACTCACCAATTCATCAAGCGATCGCCAATGCCGATTTGCGCCGATTGTTGATTGGTGTAGCAATGGGAATGACGGCGATCGTCCTGATTTATTCTCCTTGGGGCAAACAATCCGGCGCACACATGAACCCCGCAGTCACACTCACTTTTTATCGACTGGGCAAAGTAAAACGACAGGATGCTGCTTTCTACGTTCTATTTCAGTGCTTGGGTGGAGTGCTGGGAGTTTATCTAGTCGTCCTGGCTTTGAGGAATGGATTCACCCAACCGCCTGTCAACTACATTGTTACGGTACCAGGAGCAATGGGCTGGCTTGCTGCTTTATTAGGTGAGTTTGTGATTGCTTTTATCATGATGCTCACCGTTTTACTGACCAGTAACCACAAAAAATTCAGCCGTTACACAGGCATCTTTGCGGGTTGCCTGGTGATGCTTTACGTCTTTTTAGAAGCACCGCTCTCCGGGTTCGGTATGAATCCTGCCCGTAGTTTCGCCTCCGCCTTTCCTGCACAAATCTGGACGGCATTTCCGCTCTATATCTTTGCTCCATTGGTTGGAATGTTTTCTGCTGCTGAATTATATCTGTCTGTATTTGGGCAACGCTCTGTCAAGTGTGCCAAACTCGATCACCATACGTACAAACGCTGTATTTTTCGCTGCAACTACAACCAGGAGGGTGAGGTCGATTTAAGCGATCGTTTAAGTAGGTTAGGTTGA